Part of the Rhodobacteraceae bacterium M385 genome is shown below.
GCGCCCCCGAAAGAAACTTGGGCCACGGGAAGCCCGCATCTCCGGCAGAATCTTGGGGGTCTGGGGGCTTGCCCCCAGCCGGTCGGCGCGCGAAGCGCGGCGAAACACCTTCACCCCTTTAGCGCTTCTGCAAATGCAGCCATCTTCTCCGCATCCTTCACGCCGGGCGCAGACTCAATCGCAGAGGACAAGTCCACCTGCCGCGCGCCCGTTATCCGTACCGCCTCGGCCACGTTGTCTGCCGTCAACCCGCCGGCCAGCATCCACGGCACCGTCCAGTATTTGCGGCCCGCCAGAAGCGACCAATCAAATGTCACCCCGTTGCCACCCGGCAAGTCCGAGCCCTTGGGCTTCTTGGCATCAATCAGCAGCTGATCCGCGACCTCGGCGTAGGTGTCGATCACCGCCAGATCCCCCGCCTCGGCCACCGCGATGGCCTTCATCACCGGCAGGCCA
Proteins encoded:
- a CDS encoding phosphoribosylanthranilate isomerase, producing the protein MADVSIKFCGLSRREDVDAAAQAGARYVGFVFFPKSPRNVSVAQARALALEVPVGIAKVALVVNADDAMLDEIVDQVPLDMLQLHGGETPERVAEIRARYGLPVMKAIAVAEAGDLAVIDTYAEVADQLLIDAKKPKGSDLPGGNGVTFDWSLLAGRKYWTVPWMLAGGLTADNVAEAVRITGARQVDLSSAIESAPGVKDAEKMAAFAEALKG